The nucleotide sequence AGCCGATGGGTGCGCCCAATCCTTTGGACAGGCATACCGACACGGTGTCGAACCCGGCGGCGAGCGTTGACAATGGCGTGCCGCTCGCCACGTGTGCGTTCCAGAGCCGAGCACCGTCCAGGTGCAGTCCCAGGCCGTGGCGACGGCCGAGTTCCTGCACGGCTCGGACCTCCTCCGCCGGCTGGACCGTCCCCCCGCCGAAGTTGTGGGTGTTCTCCACGGCGATGGCCGTGGTGGAGACCAGGTACGGGCCGGCGTCCGGAGTGATGATCTCCGCGACGTCGGCCGCCGCCAGCCGGCCCCGCTCGGCGCGCCAGGTGCGGGTGGTGATTCCGGAGAACGTCGCCGCCGCGCCGAGCTCGGCCCGGACCACATGAGCGGTCGAATCGCAGGCCAGTTCCTCACCGGGTTTCACCAGCAGACGCAGGCCCAGTTGGTTCGACAGCGACCCGGACGGCACGAACAGGGCTGCCTCGTATCCCAGCAGCGCCGCAACCTCGGCCTCCAGAGCATTGCCCTCGGGATCGTCGCCGTAGACGTCGTCGCCGACCTCGGCCTCCGCCATGGCCGACCGCATCGCCGGACTCGGCTTGGTCACGGTGTCGGAGCGGAGGTCGACCACGGGGTCAGACACAGACTTCTGCCTTTGTTCGTAGGGTTTCTGTTCTATTCGTCGCCGGAGAGAAGCTCGCGGTGGCGGCGATCGGCGACGAGCCGTTCGGCGACCCTGAAGGCCAGCTCCAGGGACTGCTCGATGTTGAGTCTCGGGTCGCACGCGGTCTCGTAGCGACGCCCAAGATCGGCCGCGGTCAGGTCGGCCGTTCCGCCGATGCATTCGGTGACGTCGTCGCCGGTGAGCTCGACGTGCAGGCCACCGGGATGGGTGCCCAGGCCGGCGTGGACGTCGAAGAACCCGTCGACCTCGTCGATGATCCGGTCGAGGTGCCGGGTCTTGACACCGTCGGCGGTCTCCTCGGTGTTGCCGTGCATCGGATCGCACTGCCACACGACCAGGTGCCCGGTCGACTGGACCTTCTCGATGATCGGCGGCAGCGCGTCACGGACCTTGGAGTTGCTCATCCGGCTGATCAGGGTGAGCCGTCCTGGCACGCCGTCCGGGTCGAGCCGTTCCACCAGCTCGGCGGCGAACTCCGGCGT is from Jatrophihabitans telluris and encodes:
- a CDS encoding threonine aldolase family protein — protein: MSDPVVDLRSDTVTKPSPAMRSAMAEAEVGDDVYGDDPEGNALEAEVAALLGYEAALFVPSGSLSNQLGLRLLVKPGEELACDSTAHVVRAELGAAATFSGITTRTWRAERGRLAAADVAEIITPDAGPYLVSTTAIAVENTHNFGGGTVQPAEEVRAVQELGRRHGLGLHLDGARLWNAHVASGTPLSTLAAGFDTVSVCLSKGLGAPIGSVLVSDAARIAEARIWRKRYGAGMRQIGIIAAAGRFALQNNIKRLADDHERARWLADQLGVAAGTVETNIVVLSVTDAPAVAAAARAQGVLVSALGPTFLRLVLHLDVDESGVERAAAVLRPLVTEAA